Proteins from a single region of Haloarcula laminariae:
- the glpA gene encoding anaerobic glycerol-3-phosphate dehydrogenase subunit GlpA yields the protein MAQTPHIAVIGGGSTGIGIARDLAMRGLDVTLVEQGNLTHGTTGRMHGLLHSGGRYAVADQASATECIEENRVLRDIASHCVEMTGGLFVKRPEDSEEYFQEKLEGCKECGIPAEVISGEEARAMEPHLAKDVEKAITVPDGAIDPFRLVVANAASAEEHGARIETHSKVTDLIIEDGEVVGLEVEHASGSGKRVHGTEGGTEEIRADYVVNATGAWAGRIGDMANVDIAVRPSKGVMTIMNIRQVDTVINRCKPKGDADIVVPHETTAILGTTDEEVEDPEDYPEEGWEVDKMIDTLKELVPMLDEARTIRSFWGVRPLYEPPDVGSDDPTDITRDYFLLDHDERDDLQGMTSIVGGKFTTYRMMGEEISDHVCAKFGIDAECRTADEPLPGSEDFSVLRDYMDEFGLRSPIGRRSVERLGSRADDVLKTSDPNPTICNCEGVTRAEVQDAIEQSGSDLNAVRIRTRASMGNCQGGFCCSRLASELHGEYSEDIAREAWDELLQERWKGQRHALWGEQLSQAALNYALHSTTQNRDNDPADGGPVDFAAFDSGVGAGEASGTADVAADGGTRNGD from the coding sequence ATGGCACAGACACCACACATCGCCGTCATCGGCGGCGGTTCGACCGGTATCGGCATCGCCCGCGACCTGGCTATGCGGGGGCTCGATGTCACGCTGGTCGAACAGGGTAACCTGACACACGGAACGACCGGCCGGATGCACGGCCTGCTCCACAGCGGGGGTCGCTACGCCGTGGCGGACCAGGCCAGCGCGACGGAGTGTATCGAGGAGAACCGGGTCCTGCGGGACATCGCGAGCCACTGCGTCGAGATGACCGGCGGCCTGTTCGTCAAGCGCCCAGAGGACTCGGAGGAGTACTTCCAGGAGAAACTCGAAGGCTGCAAGGAGTGTGGCATCCCCGCGGAGGTCATCTCCGGGGAGGAGGCCCGCGCGATGGAGCCCCATCTCGCGAAGGACGTGGAGAAAGCGATTACCGTTCCCGACGGCGCCATCGACCCGTTCCGGCTGGTCGTGGCGAACGCGGCCAGCGCCGAGGAACACGGCGCCCGCATCGAGACCCACTCGAAGGTCACCGACCTCATCATCGAGGACGGCGAGGTCGTCGGCCTCGAAGTGGAACACGCCTCGGGCTCGGGCAAGCGCGTCCACGGCACGGAAGGCGGGACCGAGGAGATACGGGCCGACTACGTCGTCAACGCGACCGGCGCGTGGGCGGGTCGCATCGGCGACATGGCCAACGTCGACATCGCGGTTCGACCCTCCAAGGGCGTGATGACCATCATGAACATCCGGCAGGTGGACACGGTCATCAACCGCTGCAAGCCCAAGGGCGACGCCGACATCGTCGTCCCACACGAGACGACCGCTATCCTGGGCACGACCGACGAGGAGGTCGAAGACCCCGAGGACTACCCCGAGGAGGGCTGGGAGGTCGACAAGATGATAGACACCCTCAAAGAGCTGGTACCGATGCTCGATGAGGCCCGCACCATCCGCTCGTTCTGGGGCGTCCGCCCGCTGTACGAGCCCCCGGACGTCGGCAGCGACGACCCGACGGACATCACCCGGGACTACTTCCTGCTCGACCACGACGAGCGCGACGACCTGCAGGGGATGACCTCCATCGTCGGCGGGAAGTTCACCACCTACCGGATGATGGGCGAGGAGATATCCGACCACGTCTGTGCCAAGTTCGGCATCGACGCCGAGTGTCGCACCGCCGACGAACCGCTGCCCGGCAGCGAGGACTTCTCCGTGCTGCGCGATTACATGGACGAGTTCGGTCTCCGCTCGCCAATCGGCCGGCGGAGCGTCGAACGGCTCGGTTCGCGAGCCGACGACGTGCTCAAGACCAGCGACCCGAACCCGACCATCTGTAACTGCGAGGGCGTCACCCGCGCCGAAGTACAGGACGCCATCGAACAGTCGGGGTCGGACCTGAACGCGGTCCGCATCCGGACCCGCGCGTCGATGGGGAACTGCCAGGGCGGCTTCTGCTGTAGCCGGCTCGCGAGCGAACTCCACGGCGAGTACAGCGAGGACATCGCCCGGGAGGCGTGGGACGAACTACTGCAGGAGCGCTGGAAGGGCCAGCGACACGCCCTGTGGGGCGAACAGCTCTCCCAGG